The Solanum lycopersicum chromosome 6, SLM_r2.1 genome has a window encoding:
- the LOC138349322 gene encoding uncharacterized protein: MRGNNEVVEVSGELVDKSGKEAEIPQKVTPIPRPPPPLLQRLKLLNKCPIISKFMKYKVTKKRSVCFEDDNRIQHFSDIDTRSFVLKKEDSGTFTIPCTIGLLDFAKALCDLGANINLIPLSIYKKLDLSEPKPTVMRLLMIDRTVKRPIGILHDVLVNVESFIFPVDFVILECEVDFEVPIILGRPFVATGHALVDMENGQMMFRLNNKYETFNICRCMKQFGENQTVSSISYMVESMSEV; this comes from the exons ATGAGAGGAAATAATGAGGTAGTGGAAGTTAGTGGTGAGTTGGTAGACAAATCGGGGAAAGAAGCTGAGATACCCCAAAAGGTGACTCCcattcctagaccaccacctccaTTACTGCAAAGATTG aagctcttgaacaaatgcccgatTATTTCCAAGTTTATGAAATATAAGGTCACTAAGAAGAGATCGGTTTGTTTTGAGGATGATAATCGGATACAACATTTTAGTGATATCGATACAAGGTCTTTTGTTctaaagaaagaagattcgggcactttcactattccatgtaccatTGGGTTGTTAGACTTTgctaaagcattatgtgatcttggggcaaacataaatctcatacctttatctatttacaagaagttggattTGAGTGAACCAAAGCCCACTGTAATGCGGTTACTGATGATCGATCGAACGGTGAAGAGgcctattgggatactccatgatgtgttgGTGAATGTGGAGTCATTTATATTCCCcgttgattttgtgattcttgaatgtgaggtggattttgaggtgcctattattcttgggaggccattcgtTGCTACTGGTCACGCCTTAGTTGACATGGAAAACGGACAGATGATGTTTAGGTTGAACAATAAATACGaaactttcaacatttgtaggtgtATGAAGCAGTTTGGTGAGAACCAAACGGTATCTTCTATATCTTACATGGTTGAGAGTATGTCTGAGGTATAA